A window from Halomicrobium urmianum encodes these proteins:
- a CDS encoding universal stress protein: MTHYLVATSSVHVTAAAADYLQGRLDPDDGVAVVGVREADVPNRDADDAANVARSRLAAAAPEIDVRDGDPTEELLAAVEERDPDAVVIGANRGTEESEGVGSTARALLSDLDRPVIVVPVPGR, from the coding sequence GTGACGCACTACCTCGTCGCTACCTCGTCGGTCCACGTCACCGCCGCGGCCGCCGACTACCTCCAGGGGCGGCTCGATCCGGACGACGGCGTGGCGGTCGTCGGCGTTCGCGAGGCCGACGTGCCGAACAGGGATGCAGACGACGCCGCCAACGTCGCCCGCTCGCGGCTCGCCGCCGCGGCGCCCGAGATCGACGTGCGCGACGGCGACCCAACCGAAGAACTGCTGGCGGCCGTCGAGGAGCGCGATCCGGACGCGGTGGTGATCGGTGCCAACCGCGGGACGGAGGAGAGCGAGGGCGTCGGATCGACCGCGCGGGCGCTGCTTTCCGACCTGGATCGGCCGGTGATAGTCGTTCCCGTGCCGGGCCGCTGA
- a CDS encoding ribonuclease H-like domain-containing protein: MRVENSFIPVRGVGEKTERSLWEAGVTHWDDFRPDPVGETTAERIQSFIDEGYDRLADGDVTYFDQAFPNSEQWRLYDTFSEDACFFDIETTGLDHHRDSVTTVSFHQGGETETLVQGDDLSAESLRATLGEADLLVTFNGKRFDVPFLEESFGVDLDCPHLDLMYTCKKLDLSGGLKEIEQSIGIERDRPDISGRDAVRLWREHERGVDGSLETLIEYNREDAVNLRTLADEVTAALDERVFVG; encoded by the coding sequence GTGCGCGTCGAGAACAGCTTCATTCCGGTCCGGGGCGTCGGCGAGAAGACGGAGCGGTCCCTGTGGGAGGCGGGCGTCACCCACTGGGACGACTTCCGCCCGGACCCGGTGGGCGAGACGACCGCCGAACGCATCCAGTCGTTCATCGACGAGGGGTACGACCGACTGGCCGACGGCGACGTGACCTACTTCGATCAGGCGTTCCCGAACAGCGAGCAGTGGCGGCTCTACGACACCTTCTCCGAGGACGCCTGCTTCTTCGACATCGAGACGACCGGGCTGGACCACCACCGGGACAGCGTGACGACCGTGAGCTTCCACCAGGGCGGCGAGACGGAGACGCTGGTCCAGGGCGACGACCTCAGCGCCGAGTCGCTGCGGGCGACGCTGGGCGAGGCCGACCTGCTGGTGACGTTCAACGGCAAGCGCTTCGACGTCCCCTTCCTCGAGGAGTCGTTCGGCGTCGACCTCGACTGCCCGCACCTGGACCTGATGTACACCTGCAAGAAGCTGGACCTCTCCGGCGGGCTCAAGGAGATCGAGCAGTCGATCGGGATCGAGCGGGACCGGCCCGACATCTCGGGCCGGGACGCCGTGCGCCTCTGGCGCGAGCACGAGCGGGGCGTCGACGGGTCGCTGGAGACGCTGATCGAGTACAACCGCGAGGACGCCGTCAACCTCCGGACGCTGGCCGACGAGGTGACGGCGGCGCTGGACGAGCGCGTGTTCGTCGGCTGA
- a CDS encoding rhomboid family intramembrane serine protease, with the protein MGRRLADSPTVTTLVVLVVVFAFQQVVTLVAGPPAARSLFTLSAPVTVRPWTVVTAVYAHSSPSHLVANAAGLALAGLLLERRTTSTRFHAFFLASGALAGLAQVSVSATLGPFVPGMHARVSVLGASGAVFALFGYLLASNGVTEEVLGGVSLGPRPQVALLAGVAVAVTLATASPRAALVAHFSGFLLGMLAGRIHVLRPAAVRRRAGPV; encoded by the coding sequence ATGGGTCGTCGCCTCGCCGACAGCCCGACGGTGACGACGCTGGTCGTCCTCGTCGTCGTGTTCGCGTTCCAGCAGGTCGTGACGCTCGTCGCCGGCCCGCCCGCGGCCCGGTCGCTGTTCACCCTGTCGGCGCCCGTCACGGTCCGCCCGTGGACGGTCGTGACGGCCGTCTACGCCCACAGTTCGCCCTCGCACCTCGTGGCCAACGCCGCTGGCCTGGCGCTGGCGGGCCTGCTGCTGGAGCGGCGGACCACGTCGACGCGCTTCCACGCCTTCTTCCTCGCGAGCGGTGCGCTGGCGGGCCTCGCACAGGTGTCCGTCTCGGCGACGCTGGGTCCGTTCGTCCCCGGGATGCACGCCCGCGTGAGCGTCCTCGGCGCCAGCGGCGCTGTGTTCGCGCTGTTCGGCTACCTGCTGGCGAGCAACGGCGTGACGGAGGAGGTCCTCGGCGGCGTGTCGCTGGGGCCGCGCCCCCAGGTGGCGCTGCTGGCCGGCGTCGCCGTGGCGGTCACACTCGCCACCGCCAGCCCGCGGGCGGCGCTGGTCGCCCACTTCTCCGGCTTCCTGCTCGGCATGCTGGCCGGTCGGATCCACGTCCTGCGACCGGCGGCGGTCCGCCGCCGGGCCGGCCCGGTCTGA
- a CDS encoding GIY-YIG nuclease family protein, which produces MSDGGTYTLLIERTAGDSLSVGALGEIEFPAGWYAYTGSALGPGGFSRIDRHERVAAGEHDARHWHVDYLLGDPDSRLNGVVRSPGADAECTVARAVDGDAIPEFGCSDCDCDSHLAYQADRAALVESVERAHRETTSEASGLG; this is translated from the coding sequence GTGAGCGACGGCGGCACCTACACACTCCTGATCGAGCGGACCGCCGGCGACTCCCTGTCGGTCGGCGCGCTCGGCGAAATCGAGTTCCCCGCCGGCTGGTACGCCTACACCGGGAGCGCCCTCGGTCCGGGCGGCTTCTCGCGGATCGACCGCCACGAGCGCGTCGCCGCGGGCGAGCACGACGCCCGCCACTGGCACGTCGACTACCTGCTGGGCGACCCGGACAGCCGCCTCAACGGCGTCGTCCGGTCGCCCGGCGCCGACGCGGAGTGCACCGTCGCGCGGGCCGTCGACGGCGACGCGATTCCCGAGTTCGGCTGCTCGGACTGCGACTGCGACTCGCACCTCGCGTACCAAGCGGACCGCGCGGCGCTGGTGGAGTCCGTGGAGCGAGCGCACCGCGAGACCACGAGCGAAGCGAGTGGTCTCGGTTAG
- a CDS encoding acyl-CoA thioesterase produces MPTLSETHIENRHRVQPNHANNYESAHGGIVMKWMDEIGAMSAMRFAGAACVTAGMNGLDFKRPIPIGGNALIEAYVYGHGRSSVKVRVRAAREDPLTGESEPTTDAHFTFVALEDGDPTEVPDLEVETAEEEELRDAALADADEKRGR; encoded by the coding sequence ATGCCGACGCTCTCCGAGACCCACATCGAGAACCGCCATCGCGTCCAGCCCAACCACGCCAACAACTACGAGTCCGCCCACGGCGGCATCGTGATGAAGTGGATGGACGAGATCGGCGCCATGTCGGCGATGCGCTTCGCCGGCGCGGCCTGCGTCACCGCCGGGATGAACGGCCTGGACTTCAAGCGACCCATTCCGATCGGCGGGAACGCGCTCATCGAGGCCTACGTCTACGGCCACGGCCGCTCGAGCGTCAAGGTCCGGGTCCGCGCCGCGCGCGAGGACCCGCTGACCGGCGAGAGCGAACCGACTACCGACGCCCACTTCACCTTCGTCGCGCTGGAGGACGGCGACCCCACCGAGGTCCCCGACCTCGAAGTCGAGACGGCCGAAGAGGAGGAGCTCCGTGACGCGGCGCTGGCCGACGCCGACGAGAAGCGCGGCCGCTAG
- the leuS gene encoding leucine--tRNA ligase translates to MSERYDHARVREYWQHVWEREGVYECPDSASDPTYVLGMFPYTSGALHMGHVRNYAITDAYARYRRMRGDDVLHPMGWDAFGLPAENAAEERDTDPESWTRACIAGMREELEEMGFGYDWSREITTCDPEYYRWNQWLFTRLHEAGLVAYESAAVNWCPSCETVLADAQVRERVSPAAGEGSAESGATAADDHAHRGVCWRCETPVERRERDQWFLKITEYAAELTDALDGLDEWPEGVRETQRDWIGREEGAEVTFAVDGYGDLDVFTARPDTVFGATYVAVSPGHDLAERAAPEDEAVAAYVEGASEEAGMSGVDTGLRAENPLTGEDVPVYVAAYVLDDVGTGAVMGVPAHNERDHAFADAQDLPVESVVEPTEGDGSALPYTGEGVLTVGGEYEGQETADARERLLDHEAVAAATTYRLRDWLVSRQRYWGTPIPMVHCEECGRVPVPHDDLPVELPEYVQTTGNPLEENEAFVETTCPDCGGPAERETDTMDTFVDSSWYFLRFLSPDLDSAPFDAERADEWLPVDVYVGGEEHAVLHLLYIRFFARALADLGLLEHREPVERLVNQGTVLHGGEKMSKSAGNDVAPHEYGAETTRLFVLSAAHPRQDFEWTAEDVSGAYEFQQEVYGLVTGFDPGEARLESRPHDAYLEREIDRTIAAVTDEYDRFRFHQVVGELQRFVRLLRRYREYETPYRYAYSRGLRALAKLLAPVVPYLGEELWQSLDGEGLMAAADWPTPLQDIGDYRLERDLVRRTLDDVRDIVDVAGIDDPEAIDLAVAPAWQYDAYEAARRAVSERASGDEGPASRHASEGTVVEAVLGDEGVPDTDAAADYAADLRERGAELAPVLDGDRELAVLEEAAWLVADEFDADVTVRRAEDDEVASEARPGRPAIQVE, encoded by the coding sequence ATGTCGGAGCGGTACGACCACGCGCGGGTCCGCGAGTACTGGCAGCACGTCTGGGAACGGGAGGGGGTCTACGAGTGCCCCGACAGTGCGTCGGACCCGACCTACGTTCTGGGAATGTTCCCCTACACCTCCGGGGCCCTCCACATGGGCCACGTCCGGAACTACGCTATCACCGACGCTTACGCGCGCTACCGGCGGATGCGGGGCGACGACGTGCTCCACCCGATGGGGTGGGACGCCTTCGGCCTGCCCGCGGAGAACGCCGCCGAGGAGCGCGACACCGACCCCGAGTCCTGGACGCGCGCCTGCATCGCCGGCATGCGCGAAGAGCTGGAGGAGATGGGTTTCGGGTACGACTGGTCCCGCGAGATAACGACCTGCGACCCCGAGTACTACCGCTGGAACCAGTGGCTGTTCACCCGCCTCCACGAGGCGGGGCTGGTCGCCTACGAGTCGGCGGCGGTCAACTGGTGTCCCTCCTGCGAGACGGTGCTGGCCGACGCGCAGGTCCGGGAGCGCGTCTCGCCGGCGGCCGGCGAGGGAAGCGCCGAGAGCGGCGCGACAGCGGCCGACGACCACGCCCACCGCGGCGTCTGCTGGCGCTGTGAGACGCCCGTCGAGCGTCGCGAGCGCGACCAGTGGTTCCTGAAGATCACCGAGTACGCCGCAGAGCTGACGGACGCACTGGACGGCCTCGACGAGTGGCCCGAAGGCGTCCGTGAGACCCAGCGCGACTGGATCGGCCGCGAGGAGGGGGCCGAGGTGACCTTCGCCGTCGATGGCTACGGCGACCTCGACGTGTTCACCGCGCGGCCCGACACGGTGTTCGGCGCGACGTACGTCGCCGTCTCCCCCGGCCACGACCTGGCCGAGCGGGCCGCCCCCGAGGACGAGGCCGTCGCCGCCTACGTCGAGGGCGCCAGCGAGGAGGCCGGCATGTCCGGCGTCGACACCGGCCTGCGCGCGGAGAACCCCCTGACCGGCGAAGACGTGCCCGTCTACGTCGCCGCCTACGTGCTGGACGACGTGGGCACCGGCGCGGTGATGGGCGTGCCCGCGCACAACGAGCGCGACCACGCCTTCGCCGATGCGCAGGACCTGCCGGTCGAGTCGGTCGTCGAGCCGACGGAAGGCGACGGCTCCGCCCTCCCCTACACCGGCGAGGGCGTGCTCACCGTCGGCGGCGAGTACGAGGGACAGGAGACCGCTGACGCGCGCGAGCGTCTGCTCGACCACGAGGCCGTCGCGGCGGCGACCACCTACCGCCTGCGGGACTGGCTCGTCTCCCGCCAGCGCTACTGGGGGACGCCCATCCCGATGGTCCACTGCGAGGAGTGCGGCCGCGTCCCCGTCCCACACGACGACCTCCCCGTCGAACTGCCCGAGTACGTCCAGACGACGGGCAATCCCCTCGAGGAGAACGAGGCGTTCGTCGAGACGACGTGCCCGGACTGTGGCGGCCCGGCCGAGCGCGAGACGGACACGATGGACACCTTCGTCGACTCCTCGTGGTACTTCCTGCGCTTCCTCTCGCCGGACCTCGACTCCGCCCCCTTCGACGCCGAGCGGGCCGACGAGTGGCTCCCCGTGGACGTCTACGTCGGCGGCGAGGAACACGCCGTCCTCCACCTGCTGTACATCCGCTTCTTCGCCCGCGCTCTCGCCGACCTCGGCCTGCTCGAGCACCGCGAACCCGTCGAGCGGCTGGTCAACCAGGGCACCGTCCTCCACGGCGGCGAGAAGATGTCCAAGTCCGCGGGCAACGACGTCGCGCCTCACGAGTACGGCGCCGAGACCACGCGGCTGTTCGTCCTCTCGGCCGCGCATCCGCGGCAGGACTTCGAGTGGACCGCCGAGGACGTCTCCGGCGCCTACGAGTTCCAGCAGGAGGTGTACGGCCTCGTCACCGGCTTCGACCCCGGCGAGGCCCGCCTAGAGAGCCGTCCCCACGACGCCTATCTGGAGCGGGAGATCGACCGCACCATCGCCGCCGTCACCGACGAGTACGACCGCTTCCGCTTCCACCAGGTGGTGGGGGAGCTCCAGCGGTTCGTCCGCCTGCTGCGGCGCTACCGCGAGTACGAGACGCCCTACCGCTACGCCTACTCGCGCGGGCTGCGCGCCCTGGCGAAGCTGCTGGCCCCCGTCGTGCCCTACCTCGGCGAGGAGCTGTGGCAGTCCCTCGACGGCGAGGGGCTGATGGCCGCCGCCGACTGGCCGACGCCGCTGCAGGACATCGGCGACTACCGGCTCGAACGGGACCTCGTCCGCCGGACGCTCGACGACGTCCGCGACATCGTCGACGTGGCCGGCATCGACGACCCCGAGGCGATCGACCTCGCCGTCGCGCCGGCGTGGCAGTACGACGCGTACGAGGCCGCCCGGCGGGCGGTATCGGAACGGGCGAGCGGGGACGAAGGACCCGCGAGCCGCCACGCGTCCGAGGGCACCGTCGTCGAGGCCGTGCTGGGCGACGAGGGCGTCCCCGACACCGACGCCGCGGCCGACTACGCCGCCGACCTCCGGGAGCGCGGGGCGGAGCTGGCGCCCGTCCTCGACGGCGACCGGGAACTCGCGGTGCTGGAGGAGGCCGCCTGGCTGGTGGCCGACGAGTTCGACGCCGACGTGACCGTCCGCCGGGCCGAGGACGACGAGGTCGCCAGCGAGGCCCGCCCCGGCAGGCCAGCGATCCAGGTCGAGTGA
- a CDS encoding phytoene/squalene synthase family protein, which produces MSELPPGRTRDADREWAFETVPSVSRTFTLTIDLLAEPMATWTCAGYLLCRAADTIEDESSIPPRRRAELLETLDAAMDPDDPTEVAEFADAAEAERPADAGADWETVDEVERTMRLYRSFDEPVRDTMRSVVREMATGMADVLRRHADHGGLRLKTVDELEEYCWYVAGTVGELFTGLRAHRESDADRPDPEDARAFAMLLQQVNVAKDVRADWAEENNVYLPGEWLAEEGLDHEDVADPEAAPGVARVVERVVDRASGYADGARRYLRSIPRDDAGALPAMGLPYLLALGTIRELRNRTLDAVEQPDAVKLSRSEVEALFSEVSGGITQGEVDHLAAAVQSGPYEG; this is translated from the coding sequence ATGAGCGAACTGCCGCCCGGGCGAACCCGGGACGCGGACCGCGAGTGGGCCTTCGAGACGGTCCCCTCCGTCTCCCGGACGTTCACCCTGACCATCGACCTGCTCGCGGAGCCGATGGCCACCTGGACCTGTGCCGGATATCTCCTCTGTCGCGCCGCGGACACCATCGAGGACGAGTCGTCGATCCCGCCCCGTCGGCGCGCCGAGCTGCTGGAGACGCTCGACGCGGCGATGGATCCGGACGATCCCACCGAGGTCGCGGAGTTCGCGGACGCCGCCGAGGCGGAGCGACCGGCTGACGCCGGCGCGGACTGGGAGACCGTCGACGAGGTCGAGCGCACGATGCGGCTGTACCGCTCGTTCGACGAACCTGTCCGCGACACGATGCGGTCGGTGGTCCGCGAGATGGCGACCGGGATGGCCGACGTGCTCCGGCGCCACGCGGACCACGGCGGCCTGCGGCTGAAGACCGTCGACGAACTGGAGGAGTACTGCTGGTACGTCGCCGGCACCGTGGGCGAGCTGTTCACCGGGCTGCGGGCCCACCGCGAGAGCGACGCCGACCGGCCGGACCCCGAGGACGCCCGCGCCTTCGCCATGCTCCTCCAGCAGGTCAACGTCGCCAAGGACGTCCGCGCCGACTGGGCCGAGGAGAACAACGTCTACCTCCCGGGCGAGTGGCTGGCCGAGGAGGGCCTCGACCACGAGGACGTCGCCGACCCCGAGGCGGCGCCCGGCGTGGCCCGGGTCGTCGAGCGCGTCGTCGACCGCGCGTCGGGCTACGCCGACGGCGCGCGCCGGTACCTGCGGAGCATTCCCCGGGACGACGCGGGCGCGCTGCCGGCCATGGGGCTCCCGTACCTCCTGGCGCTGGGGACCATCCGCGAACTGCGGAACCGCACGCTCGACGCCGTCGAGCAGCCCGACGCCGTGAAGCTCTCCCGCAGCGAGGTCGAGGCGCTGTTCTCCGAGGTCAGCGGCGGGATCACCCAGGGCGAGGTCGACCACCTCGCCGCGGCCGTCCAGTCTGGTCCCTACGAGGGGTAG
- a CDS encoding MFS transporter: MATETGADGEAEPGALDTFRQFLSLEPDVLVLSLAMFAFSLGFQMTSRYLPEYMAALGATPFVIGIYGTVGNVVSAVYPYPGGAVSDRVGSRYALTVFGLLSTLGFLVWLVAPLVGPIDLGAVVLEPWVWIFVGLLLAQAWKSFGLGATFAIVKQAVPDDRLARGFASTETFRRTAFLIGPVGAAGLLFLAGGEIRPGFLYVLGVAVAFGAVATVAQHVLYDASEDTVGKAFEGVDQILRDLRGLPAELRPLLVGDTLVRFANGMVYTFFVLVVTRFLEVDATIAGYYLSPEVFFGVLLGVEMVVALLVMAPAAALAERVGLVPVVGAGFAVYAVFPVLLIFTPQFAPANALVVAALFAFSGLRFAGLPSHKALIVGPAERDTGGRVTGAYYLLRNAVVIPSAALGGALWDFVSPEVAFSVATVIGLLGTGYFLVFGREFEAYA, from the coding sequence ATGGCGACCGAAACGGGAGCCGACGGCGAGGCGGAACCCGGCGCGCTGGACACCTTCAGGCAGTTCCTCTCGCTGGAGCCGGACGTGCTGGTGCTCTCGCTGGCGATGTTCGCCTTCAGCCTCGGGTTCCAGATGACCAGTCGCTACCTCCCGGAGTACATGGCCGCCCTGGGAGCGACGCCGTTCGTCATCGGCATCTACGGCACCGTGGGCAACGTCGTCAGCGCCGTGTATCCCTACCCGGGCGGCGCCGTCTCCGACCGCGTGGGCTCGCGGTACGCGCTGACCGTCTTCGGCCTGCTGTCGACGCTGGGCTTTCTGGTGTGGCTCGTCGCGCCGCTGGTCGGTCCGATCGACCTCGGCGCCGTCGTCCTCGAACCGTGGGTCTGGATCTTCGTCGGCCTCCTGCTGGCCCAGGCCTGGAAGTCCTTTGGCCTCGGCGCCACCTTCGCCATCGTCAAGCAGGCCGTCCCGGACGACCGGCTGGCTCGTGGGTTCGCCAGCACGGAGACGTTCCGCCGGACGGCGTTCCTGATCGGTCCCGTCGGCGCTGCCGGCCTGCTCTTCCTCGCCGGCGGCGAGATCCGGCCGGGCTTCCTGTACGTCCTCGGCGTCGCCGTCGCCTTCGGCGCCGTCGCCACGGTCGCCCAGCACGTCCTCTACGACGCCAGCGAGGACACCGTCGGCAAGGCGTTCGAGGGCGTCGACCAGATCCTGCGGGACCTCCGGGGCCTGCCCGCCGAGCTCCGGCCGCTGCTGGTCGGCGACACGCTGGTGCGCTTCGCCAACGGCATGGTGTACACCTTCTTCGTCCTCGTCGTCACGCGCTTCCTCGAAGTCGACGCGACGATCGCGGGCTACTACCTCAGTCCGGAGGTGTTCTTCGGCGTCCTGCTCGGCGTCGAGATGGTCGTCGCCCTGCTGGTGATGGCCCCCGCCGCCGCGCTGGCCGAGCGGGTCGGCCTCGTGCCCGTCGTCGGGGCCGGCTTCGCCGTCTACGCCGTCTTCCCCGTCCTGCTCATCTTCACCCCGCAGTTCGCCCCCGCGAACGCCCTCGTCGTCGCGGCGCTCTTCGCCTTCTCCGGCCTGCGCTTCGCCGGCCTGCCCTCGCACAAGGCCCTGATCGTCGGTCCCGCCGAGCGCGACACCGGCGGCCGCGTCACCGGCGCCTACTACCTCCTGCGGAACGCGGTCGTGATCCCTTCGGCCGCCTTGGGCGGCGCGCTGTGGGACTTCGTCAGCCCCGAGGTGGCCTTCTCCGTCGCCACTGTCATCGGCCTGCTCGGGACGGGGTACTTCCTCGTCTTCGGCAGAGAGTTCGAGGCGTACGCCTAG
- a CDS encoding Vms1/Ankzf1 family peptidyl-tRNA hydrolase has product MATDYAFTQRVEELAEYRAGDDHLLTLAVPPDEPVGATLEHVEEDAAEAEYLDSGSTDEARRRALERARHLLHDYEESGTPEHGLVAYVGVVDGDLVEETFDDLPSPVDEAEFVSDNEFDTGPLERTTGESRHYGLLVVERGGAALGYLDGDAVEHVETVESQVMGKTNAGGQSAQRFERERRRQKEEFFDEVGEEVGREFLDGRSGADEARGDAAESGDGDGDGLPIDGLLVGGTTVTVDDFLDGDHLDYRLGDAVAGQYAVEYASERGLHQLVERARDELEAAEGRPARDALDDFFSALEDDGEPVAYGPEETCEALEYGAVDTVLVSETLPAEDVREYEQAAEEEGGDLVVIPTGFDRGARFESAFGGVGALLRFKIK; this is encoded by the coding sequence ATGGCCACGGACTACGCGTTCACCCAGCGGGTCGAGGAGCTAGCCGAGTACCGGGCGGGCGACGACCACCTGCTGACGCTCGCGGTCCCGCCCGATGAGCCCGTGGGGGCGACGCTGGAGCACGTCGAGGAGGACGCCGCCGAGGCGGAGTATCTCGACTCCGGGTCGACCGACGAGGCCCGTCGCCGAGCGCTGGAGCGGGCGCGCCACCTCCTCCACGACTACGAGGAGTCGGGCACGCCGGAGCACGGCCTCGTGGCCTACGTGGGCGTCGTCGACGGCGACCTCGTGGAGGAGACCTTCGACGACCTCCCGTCGCCGGTCGACGAGGCCGAGTTCGTGAGCGACAACGAGTTCGACACCGGGCCGCTGGAGCGGACGACCGGCGAGTCCCGGCACTACGGCCTGCTGGTCGTCGAACGCGGCGGCGCGGCGCTGGGCTACCTCGACGGCGACGCCGTCGAGCACGTCGAGACCGTCGAGAGCCAGGTGATGGGCAAGACGAACGCCGGCGGCCAGTCCGCCCAGCGCTTCGAGCGCGAGCGCCGCCGCCAGAAGGAGGAGTTCTTCGACGAGGTCGGCGAGGAGGTCGGGCGGGAGTTCCTCGACGGGCGAAGCGGAGCTGACGAGGCGCGGGGCGATGCGGCGGAGTCCGGCGACGGGGACGGGGACGGACTCCCCATCGACGGCCTCCTCGTGGGCGGCACGACGGTCACCGTCGACGACTTCCTGGACGGCGACCACCTCGACTACCGCTTGGGGGACGCGGTCGCCGGCCAGTACGCCGTCGAGTACGCCAGCGAGCGCGGGCTCCACCAGCTGGTCGAGCGCGCCAGGGACGAACTCGAGGCCGCCGAGGGCCGCCCCGCTCGCGACGCGCTGGACGACTTTTTCAGCGCGCTCGAAGACGACGGCGAGCCCGTCGCTTACGGTCCGGAGGAGACCTGCGAGGCGCTGGAGTACGGCGCCGTCGACACGGTGCTGGTCTCCGAGACGCTCCCCGCCGAGGACGTCCGCGAGTACGAACAGGCCGCCGAGGAGGAGGGCGGCGACCTCGTCGTGATCCCCACCGGGTTCGACCGCGGTGCGCGGTTCGAGTCGGCGTTCGGCGGCGTCGGCGCGCTGCTCCGGTTCAAGATCAAGTAA
- a CDS encoding aldo/keto reductase, translating into MEYVTVKDVEVPALGFGTARMDTDEERYRAVSTALEVGYRHVDTAQMYGSESAVGDALADSDVDREDVFVTTKLDNGNRSRERVRESTRASLDRLGTEYVDLLLIHSPNDRVSHEETLNAMNDLRDDGLVRHVGVSNFSVEQTREAEDLSEAPILTNQVEYHVRHRQDDLLAYCVENDVMLTAYSPLGVGGLLDDEALADVGERHGKTPAQVALRWLLQQPMVSAIPMSSRPEHVRENFDVFDFELSADEMHRLFERRGGLVDRLADALGL; encoded by the coding sequence ATGGAGTACGTGACCGTGAAGGACGTCGAGGTGCCCGCGCTCGGGTTTGGCACGGCGCGGATGGACACCGACGAGGAGCGGTACCGAGCCGTCTCGACCGCGCTGGAGGTCGGCTACCGCCACGTCGACACGGCGCAGATGTACGGCAGCGAGAGCGCCGTCGGGGACGCCCTCGCCGACAGCGACGTCGACCGCGAGGACGTGTTCGTCACCACGAAGCTGGACAACGGCAACCGGAGTCGGGAGCGCGTCCGCGAGTCGACGCGCGCGAGCCTGGATCGGCTCGGCACCGAGTACGTCGACCTCCTGCTGATCCACTCGCCGAACGACCGCGTCTCCCACGAGGAGACGCTGAACGCCATGAACGACCTGCGCGACGACGGCCTCGTCCGGCACGTCGGCGTCTCGAACTTCTCCGTCGAGCAGACCCGCGAGGCCGAGGACCTCTCCGAGGCCCCGATCCTCACCAACCAGGTCGAGTACCACGTCCGGCATCGGCAGGACGACCTGCTGGCCTACTGCGTCGAGAACGACGTGATGCTGACCGCCTACAGCCCGCTGGGGGTGGGCGGCCTGCTGGACGACGAGGCCCTCGCCGACGTCGGCGAGCGCCACGGCAAGACTCCGGCGCAGGTCGCCCTCCGGTGGCTGCTCCAGCAGCCGATGGTATCGGCCATCCCGATGTCCTCGCGTCCCGAGCACGTCCGCGAGAACTTCGACGTGTTCGACTTCGAGCTGAGCGCCGACGAGATGCACCGACTGTTCGAGCGCCGCGGCGGGCTCGTCGACCGACTCGCCGACGCGCTCGGGCTGTAG
- a CDS encoding AbrB/MazE/SpoVT family DNA-binding domain-containing protein, whose protein sequence is MPRVTSKGQVTIPKEIREELGIDPGDEVAFEPTDGGYEIRKRAPTTEDGEDPFEAYRGSAESDESMPERMRRLRGEYPRTVSDAETEDDA, encoded by the coding sequence ATGCCGCGAGTCACCAGCAAGGGGCAGGTCACCATCCCCAAGGAGATCCGCGAGGAACTCGGCATCGACCCGGGAGACGAGGTCGCTTTCGAGCCGACTGACGGGGGGTACGAGATCCGAAAGCGAGCGCCGACGACCGAGGACGGCGAGGACCCCTTCGAAGCGTATCGCGGGAGCGCCGAGAGCGACGAGTCGATGCCCGAGCGGATGCGCCGTCTCCGGGGCGAGTATCCTCGAACGGTGTCCGACGCTGAGACGGAGGACGACGCGTGA
- a CDS encoding type II toxin-antitoxin system VapC family toxin — translation MITAVDTNALLALLYDDEHADASERALREAYREGRLVVAPIVYAELAADGRFEGVDELDRFLADLSIAVADPSEAALFRAGEAFRRCVDRRPDGLQCPACGSERAVECEDCGESLAPRQHVVADFAIGGHASVDADALVSFDEAFYETYFPSLAVYPS, via the coding sequence GTGATCACGGCGGTCGATACGAACGCGCTGCTGGCGCTTCTCTACGACGACGAACACGCCGACGCCAGCGAGCGCGCCCTGCGCGAGGCCTATCGCGAGGGCCGCCTCGTCGTCGCGCCGATCGTCTACGCCGAACTCGCAGCCGACGGTCGTTTCGAGGGCGTCGACGAACTCGACCGGTTCCTGGCGGATTTAAGCATCGCAGTCGCGGACCCCTCTGAAGCGGCGCTCTTCCGGGCCGGCGAGGCGTTCAGACGGTGCGTCGACCGCCGGCCGGACGGCCTGCAGTGTCCCGCCTGCGGGAGTGAGCGGGCAGTAGAGTGCGAGGACTGCGGCGAATCGCTCGCGCCCCGCCAGCACGTCGTGGCCGATTTCGCGATCGGCGGCCACGCGAGCGTCGACGCCGACGCTCTGGTGAGCTTCGACGAGGCGTTTTACGAGACGTACTTCCCGTCACTGGCGGTGTACCCGAGCTGA